TGTTCACAACGCAGGACGCCGATCCCGGCGACGTCGAGGGAGTGACCAAGGCGCTGGAGACGTCCGGGGTCGCGGTGACCGGACGGATCGCGCTCACCGACGCCTTCGTCGACGCCGCCGAGGGGGACCGGATGCGCACCGCCGTCACCAACGTCATTCCCGCCGGCACTCAGCTGCGCACCGGCGCGGTCGATCAGGGCAGCATGGCGGGCGATCTTCTCGGCCTGGTCCTGCTGCTCGACCCGGTCGACGGGCAAGCCCGCAGCACCCCGGAGGAGCTAGGCCTGGTCCTGGAGACCCTGCGCGGTGGCGGTTTCCTCGCCTACGGTGACACGCCGGTCCGTCCCGCACAGCTCGCCGTCGTGGTCACCGGAAACGGTGCCGAGTCCGCTCATGGCTCCGACATCGCCCGCTTCGCGGGGGCCCTGCGCGGCCGTGGTTCGGGCGTGGTCTTGGCGGGCCGCCCCGGTGCCGCGGAAGGTCCCGGCCCGATCGCCGTCGTCCGCACCGACGCGGCCCTCGCCGCCCAGGTCACCACCGTCGACAATCTCGACCGCGAAATCGGTCGCGTCACCACCGTCCTTGGCCTCGGCGAACAACTCAACGGCGGCGCGGGGCGCTACGGCACCGGCACCAAAGCCACCTCCCTCACCCTCGCCGCCCTGCCCGGCTGAACCGGCGGTTTCTCCGGCTGGCATTCGTGCCCGATCAGAGAGACCGGCGACCCGGCTCACAGCAGCGGATGCCCGGCTCTGAAGGATGCTGTGGCGATCGGGTGGCAAACATGCGTGGCGTCGAACGGACGGGCGGATTCGTGTTACCGTGAAGACCCGTGGGTCAAACACGGATTCAGGCGCGAACGGCCACGAAGCACATCTTCGTCAGCGGTGGAGTCGCCTCCTCATTGGGTAAAGGTCTTACCGCCTCCAGCCTCGGTCAGCTGCTGACGGCGCGTGGGCTGCGCGTCACGATGCAGAAACTCGACCCGTACTTGAACGTCGATCCCGGCACGATGAACCCCTTCCAACACGGTGAGGTGTTCGTGACGGAGGATGGTGCCGAGACCGATCTGGACGTCGGCCACTACGAGCGGTTCCTCGATCGGGACCTGTCCCGGGACGCGAATGTGACTACCGGGCAAATCTATTCGTCGGTCATCGCCAAGGAGCGCCGAGGCGAATACCTCGGCGACACGGTGCAGGTGATCCCGCACATCACCGACGAGATCAAGAGCCGCATCCTCGCGATGAGCGGCCCGGATCTGCAGGGGCACGCCCCGGACGTGGTGATTACCGAAATCGGTGGCACCGTCGGCGACATCGAGTCGCAGCCGTTCCTGGAGGCGGCCCGCCAGATCCGCCACGACGTCGGCCGGGACAACGTCTTCTTCCTGCACGTCTCGCTGGTGCCCTACCTCGCGCCCTCTGGCGAGCTCAAGACCAAGCCGACGCAGCACTCGGTGGCGGCGCTGCGGAACATCGGTATCCAGCCCGACGCGCTGATCCTGCGCTGCGACCGTGAGGTCCCGCAGGCGCTGAAGAGCAAGATCGCGCTGATGTGCGATGTCGAGGTGGACGCCTGCATCTCCACCCCGGACGCGCCGTCGATCTACGACATCCCCCGCGTGCTGCACCGTGAAGGACTGGACGCCTACGTAGTGCGCAGGCTCGGGCTGCCGTTCCGCGACGTGGACTGGACCGTATGGGGCGACCTGCTCGATCGGGTGCACTCGCCGCGTGAGACGGTCGAGGTGGCGCTCGTCGGCAAGTACGTCGACCTGCCCGACGCCTACCTCTCGGTCACCGAGGCGCTGCGTGCGGGCGGATTCGCCTCGCGCGCCAAGGTCAGCATTCGCTGGGTGCCCTCGGACGAGTGCGAGACTCCGGCGGGCGCGCAGCACGCGCTGCGCGACGTGGACGCGGTGCTCATCCCCGGAGGCTTCGGCATCCGCGGCATCGAGGGCAAGGTCGGCGCCATCCGGTACGCGCGCACCCGCGGCATTCCGCTGCTCGGCCTGTGTCTCGGCCTGCAGTGCATTGTGATCGAAGCGGCCCGCTCCGTCGGCCTGACCGAGGCCAATTCTGCCGAGTTCGAGCCCGACACACTGCATCCGGTCATCTCCACCATGGCAGACCAGGAGCAGGCCGTGGCCGGTGAGGCCGATCTCGGCGGCACCATGCGGCTCGGCGCTTACCCCGCGACCCTGGCGAAGGGCTCGGTCGTCGCGCACGCCTACGGCAGCGAGCACGTCTCCGAGCGCCACCGGCACCGCTACGAGGTGAACAACGCCTACCGTGACAAGATCGCCGAGAGCGGCCTGAAGTTCAGCGGCACCTCGCCGGACGGGCATCTGGTCGAGTTCGTCGAGTTGCCCGCCGACGTGCACCCGTTCTTCGTCGCCACCCAGGCCCACCCCGAGTTGAAGAGTCGCCCGACCCGCCCGCACCCGCTGTTCGCGGCACTCGTCTCGGCGGCGCTGAAATACAAAGCGGCCGAACAACTCCCGGTCGACATTCCGGGCGAAGAACTCGCGGGTGCGACGGAATAGGGATAGCGGCATGACCGACGGGGGAGCTGCCGAACCAGGCAGCCACGACTTCGAGACCGTATCCACCGAGACCGTCTACAGCGGCGCCATCCTGGCGCTGCGGCTCGACCAGGTGTCGATGCCGGGCGGGCGGGTCGTCGAACGTGAGGTGATCGAGCACCACGGGGCCGTCGCCGTCGCCGCGATCGATGATGACGACAACGTGGTGCTGATCAACCAGTACCGTCATCCGATCGGCAGACGGTTGCTGGAGCTGCCCGCCGGTCTGCTTGACCTTC
The DNA window shown above is from Nocardia sp. NBC_01730 and carries:
- a CDS encoding copper transporter, whose amino-acid sequence is MVSMRQHAISIVGIFLALAIGVVLGSQTLAADLLSGLRADKADLRQQVDVLAEHSRRLADELTSADRFIAGSSSRILASTLADRSVVVFTTQDADPGDVEGVTKALETSGVAVTGRIALTDAFVDAAEGDRMRTAVTNVIPAGTQLRTGAVDQGSMAGDLLGLVLLLDPVDGQARSTPEELGLVLETLRGGGFLAYGDTPVRPAQLAVVVTGNGAESAHGSDIARFAGALRGRGSGVVLAGRPGAAEGPGPIAVVRTDAALAAQVTTVDNLDREIGRVTTVLGLGEQLNGGAGRYGTGTKATSLTLAALPG
- a CDS encoding CTP synthase, with translation MGQTRIQARTATKHIFVSGGVASSLGKGLTASSLGQLLTARGLRVTMQKLDPYLNVDPGTMNPFQHGEVFVTEDGAETDLDVGHYERFLDRDLSRDANVTTGQIYSSVIAKERRGEYLGDTVQVIPHITDEIKSRILAMSGPDLQGHAPDVVITEIGGTVGDIESQPFLEAARQIRHDVGRDNVFFLHVSLVPYLAPSGELKTKPTQHSVAALRNIGIQPDALILRCDREVPQALKSKIALMCDVEVDACISTPDAPSIYDIPRVLHREGLDAYVVRRLGLPFRDVDWTVWGDLLDRVHSPRETVEVALVGKYVDLPDAYLSVTEALRAGGFASRAKVSIRWVPSDECETPAGAQHALRDVDAVLIPGGFGIRGIEGKVGAIRYARTRGIPLLGLCLGLQCIVIEAARSVGLTEANSAEFEPDTLHPVISTMADQEQAVAGEADLGGTMRLGAYPATLAKGSVVAHAYGSEHVSERHRHRYEVNNAYRDKIAESGLKFSGTSPDGHLVEFVELPADVHPFFVATQAHPELKSRPTRPHPLFAALVSAALKYKAAEQLPVDIPGEELAGATE